The nucleotide sequence TTGAGGTGATGACGGTTTTCGACCCCGAACGCGTCGTCGATGAAGCAGGTGACGATGCGTTGCTTGAACAGCTCACTAGGCAGCATCCCGAGGTCGTGGCCGGTCCAGAGCCGGTGGTGCTGGTACACGTAGTCGAGCCGCTCGAGGAAGTAGGGGATCCACCCGATGCCTCCTTCCGACAGGGCGAAGCGCAGACGCGGGAACTCCTGGAGCACCCGGGACCAGACGAGGTCCGCCGCGGCCTGCACGATGTTCATCGGCTGCAGGGTGATCATCACGTTGATGGGAGCCTCGATGGAGGTGATCACGAGCTGCGAGGAGGACCCGATGTGCAGGCACACCACGGTCTCGGTCTCCTCACAGGCAGCCCAGAACGGGTCCCAGTGGGGGTTGTGGAACGACGGGTACCCGAGCTTCTCCGGGTTCTCGGAGAAGGTCACCGCGTGGCAGCCCTTGGCGGCCACCCGCCGCACCTCCTCGGCGGCGAGCGCAGGGTCCCACAGCACCGGCAGGGCGAGGGGGATGAACCGGCCGGGGAACGCGCCGCACCAGTCCTCGATGTGCCAGTCGTTGTAGGCCCGCAGCATGGCCAGGCCCACGTCCTTGTCCTCGGAGCGGGCGAACAGCTGGCCGCAGAACTGGGGGAAGGAGGGGAAGCACATCGAGCCGAGTACGCCGTTGGCGTTCATGTCGTCGACCCGCTTGCGGACGTCGTAGCACCCTTCGCGCATCTCGGAGAACGCGGTGGGCTCGATCCCGTACTCTTCCGGTGGCCGGCCCGACACCGCGTTCAAGCCGATGTTGGGCAGCTCCTGACCCTCGTAGAGCCAGACGTCGGAGCCGTCCTCCTTGGTGATGACCCGGGGAGCGAGTGCCTCGTAGCGCTTCGGTAGGCGGCCTGCGAACAGGTCTGGCGGCTCAACCACGTGGTCGTCCACGCTCACCAGGATCAGGTCCTCCACATGCATCGTGGGTCCTCCTCGCTCGTCAGCCGTCGAGACCGAAGATCCGCACCGCGTTGCCGCAGATGATCTGGTGCTTCTCCTCCGGTGGCACGCCGGCCATCGTCTCGTTGATCACCTTGCGGGAGTACGGCCAGTCGTTGCCGTGGTGCGGGTAGTCGGTGCTCCACATCATGTTCGCCACTCCGACCTCGTGGCGGTTCCGGATGCCGTAGTCGTCGCGAACGAAGCTCGCGCTCATGTTCTCGAACCAGTAGCTCGACGGGGGCCGGGCGATCGGGAGGTCCGCCCAGGAGCGGTTGCGCCAGTACCTGTCGTCCATGGCCTCGAGGAAGTGCGGCAGCCATCCCACCCCGATCTCGATCATCGCCACGTGCAGGCCGGGGAACCGCTCGAACACCCCGGTGAAGATGAGCTGGCCGATGGTGGACGGCACGCTCGAGAAGACCCCCGAGAGGCTCGCGGCCGCCTTCGCGCCTGCTCGGCCCGTGCCCTCGCCGTA is from Rhabdothermincola sediminis and encodes:
- a CDS encoding amidohydrolase family protein, yielding MHVEDLILVSVDDHVVEPPDLFAGRLPKRYEALAPRVITKEDGSDVWLYEGQELPNIGLNAVSGRPPEEYGIEPTAFSEMREGCYDVRKRVDDMNANGVLGSMCFPSFPQFCGQLFARSEDKDVGLAMLRAYNDWHIEDWCGAFPGRFIPLALPVLWDPALAAEEVRRVAAKGCHAVTFSENPEKLGYPSFHNPHWDPFWAACEETETVVCLHIGSSSQLVITSIEAPINVMITLQPMNIVQAAADLVWSRVLQEFPRLRFALSEGGIGWIPYFLERLDYVYQHHRLWTGHDLGMLPSELFKQRIVTCFIDDAFGVENRHHLNLDMITWECDYPHSDSTWPHSPEALAKSLTGVPDDEVDQITHLNAMRIFQYDPFSVRVRERCTVGALRAEAAGVDVSVKSVGDRHERPSEPIRIIDLANRTKVTPASDDS